Proteins encoded by one window of Candidatus Methylomirabilota bacterium:
- a CDS encoding aspartate-semialdehyde dehydrogenase encodes MASGVTVAVVGATGAAGQTTLRVLEERKFPVRELRAFASERSVGKTVTFRGEPVRVQRLEPAAFKGVEIAFCSAGSAQSKQYAPLLVQAGATVVDKSNAFRMDPHVPLVVPEINPHAAKTHRGILACPNCTTIVTVMPLKPLHDAGRLRRVIATSYQAVSGAGVNGIADLREQTLAWARGEAMTPRHFEHRIAFNLIPAIDAFGPNGYTGEEMKLVNETRKILEAPDLAITPTTVRVPVFTCHSVAVTVETETRITPEQARALFERFPGLRLWDEPAQHRYPMPIEVEGQDDCFVGRVREDLSSANGLCFWVVGDQLRKGAATNAVQIAELVLG; translated from the coding sequence ATGGCGTCGGGCGTGACGGTCGCGGTGGTCGGCGCGACGGGCGCAGCGGGCCAGACGACGCTCCGCGTTCTCGAGGAGCGGAAGTTCCCGGTGCGCGAGCTGCGCGCGTTCGCGTCGGAGCGCTCCGTCGGCAAGACGGTGACCTTCCGCGGCGAGCCGGTCCGCGTCCAGCGGCTCGAGCCGGCTGCGTTCAAGGGCGTCGAGATCGCCTTCTGCTCGGCGGGCTCGGCCCAGTCGAAGCAGTACGCGCCCCTGCTCGTCCAGGCGGGCGCGACGGTCGTCGACAAGTCGAACGCCTTCCGGATGGACCCGCACGTCCCGCTCGTGGTGCCCGAGATCAACCCTCACGCGGCGAAGACCCATCGCGGCATCCTCGCGTGCCCGAACTGCACGACGATCGTCACCGTGATGCCGCTGAAGCCGTTGCACGACGCCGGCCGGCTCCGCCGCGTGATCGCGACGAGCTACCAGGCGGTGTCGGGCGCCGGCGTGAACGGGATCGCGGACCTCCGGGAGCAGACGCTCGCGTGGGCGCGCGGCGAGGCGATGACGCCACGCCACTTCGAGCACCGGATCGCCTTCAACCTCATCCCCGCGATCGACGCGTTCGGACCGAACGGCTACACCGGGGAGGAGATGAAGCTGGTCAACGAGACGCGCAAGATCCTCGAGGCGCCGGACCTCGCCATCACGCCGACGACCGTGCGGGTGCCGGTGTTCACCTGCCACTCGGTCGCCGTCACCGTCGAGACCGAGACCAGGATCACCCCCGAGCAGGCGCGCGCGCTGTTCGAGCGGTTCCCCGGACTCCGCCTCTGGGACGAGCCGGCGCAGCACCGCTACCCGATGCCGATCGAGGTCGAGGGCCAGGACGACTGCTTCGTCGGGAGGGTCCGCGAGGATCTCTCGAGCGCGAACGGCCTCTGCTTCTGGGTGGTCGGCGACCAGCTGCGGAAGGGCGCGGCCACGAATGCGGTGCAGATCGCTGAGCTGGTGCTGGGGTAG
- the leuB gene encoding 3-isopropylmalate dehydrogenase encodes MATHKIAVLPGDGIGQEVTPEAVRVLRAVGKGAGAGFEFEEALVGGAAIDATGGPLAPGALELCRASNAILFGAVGGPRWDDVAHEKRPERGLLALRKELDLYANLRPAKCFPMLVDASPLKRSVVEGTDLMVIRELTGGLYFGEPRGVERFADGSARAINTMAYTSREIERIARIGFEVARKRRKRLASVDKVNVLVVSQLWREVVTRVGKDYPDVALEHVLVDNCAMALVRRPTQFDTIVTENTFGDILSDEAAILAGSMGMLPSASLGGAVGLYEPVHGTAPDIAGKGIANPIAAILSAAMLLRYSLGMEKDADRVERAVLAVLEQGHRTADIAPRGTKTAGTREMGDLIVKALEAQY; translated from the coding sequence ATGGCGACCCACAAGATCGCGGTGCTGCCCGGGGACGGCATCGGGCAGGAGGTGACGCCGGAGGCCGTCCGCGTCCTCCGGGCGGTCGGCAAGGGCGCCGGCGCCGGCTTCGAGTTCGAGGAGGCGCTCGTCGGCGGCGCCGCGATCGACGCGACCGGCGGCCCGCTGGCGCCCGGCGCGCTCGAGCTGTGCCGCGCCTCCAACGCGATCCTCTTCGGCGCGGTCGGCGGCCCCCGGTGGGACGACGTCGCGCACGAGAAGCGGCCCGAGCGGGGGCTCCTCGCCCTGCGCAAGGAGCTCGACCTCTATGCGAACCTGCGCCCCGCGAAGTGCTTCCCGATGCTCGTGGACGCGTCGCCGCTCAAGCGCTCGGTCGTCGAGGGCACCGACCTCATGGTGATCCGCGAGCTCACCGGGGGGCTCTACTTCGGCGAGCCCCGAGGCGTGGAGCGCTTCGCCGACGGCAGCGCCCGCGCGATCAACACGATGGCCTACACCTCGCGCGAGATCGAGCGGATCGCGCGGATCGGCTTCGAGGTGGCGCGCAAGCGCCGGAAGCGCCTCGCCTCCGTGGACAAGGTGAACGTGCTGGTCGTCTCGCAGCTCTGGCGGGAGGTCGTGACGCGCGTGGGAAAAGACTATCCTGACGTCGCGCTCGAGCACGTGCTGGTGGACAACTGCGCGATGGCGCTCGTGCGCCGGCCGACCCAGTTCGACACGATTGTGACCGAGAACACCTTCGGTGATATTTTGTCAGATGAGGCGGCGATCCTCGCGGGCTCCATGGGGATGCTGCCGTCGGCGTCGCTCGGCGGGGCCGTGGGCCTCTACGAGCCGGTCCACGGGACGGCGCCGGACATCGCGGGGAAGGGGATCGCGAACCCGATCGCGGCGATCCTCTCGGCGGCGATGCTGCTCCGGTACTCGCTCGGCATGGAGAAGGACGCCGACCGGGTCGAGCGGGCGGTGCTCGCGGTCCTCGAGCAGGGCCACCGCACGGCCGACATCGCCCCGCGGGGGACGAAGACCGCGGGCACGCGGGAGATGGGGGACCTGATCGTGAAGGCGCTGGAGGCGCAGTACTGA
- a CDS encoding 2-isopropylmalate synthase, with the protein MDRVIIFDTTLRDGEQSPGFSMNTMEKLEMARQLARLQVDVIEAGFPISSDEDFEATREVARQVGTLEGAPSICGLSRVGLGDIDRCWEAVRHARKPRLHTFVATSDIHLKYKLRKSRAEVLKASVEAVKHARGYCEDVEFSPEDASRSDFDYMCDVLSAVIEAGATTINIPDTVGYAIPKEWGERITRIRERVQGIDKVVLSVHCHNDLGQAVANSLTAVMSGARQIECTINGIGERAGNASLEEIVMALRTRKDFFGVESRVKTEEIFKTSRLLSHITGIHVQPNKAVVGENAFAHEAGIHQDGVIKEKLTYEIMRPEDIGRPSNKLVLGKHSGRHALSARLKDLGFDLSGPDLDRAFKTFKALADRKKEIYDEDLVAIVTDEVTQQVRGYELDYLHVISGTGVVPSATLRLKKDGQVFQDSGVGDGPVDAVLVAIDAITGLKGRLLDYSLRAATSGKDAIGEVAMKVDFDGTVVSGKGASTDVIEASARAYLSAVNRVAQPAVQRIKEIGP; encoded by the coding sequence TCTTCGACACGACCTTGCGGGACGGCGAGCAGTCGCCGGGCTTTTCGATGAACACGATGGAGAAGCTCGAGATGGCCCGCCAGCTGGCCCGACTTCAAGTCGACGTCATCGAGGCCGGGTTCCCGATCTCCTCGGACGAGGACTTCGAGGCGACCCGCGAGGTCGCCAGGCAGGTCGGCACGCTGGAGGGAGCACCGTCCATCTGCGGCCTGTCGCGCGTCGGCCTCGGCGACATCGACCGCTGCTGGGAGGCGGTGCGGCACGCGCGGAAGCCGCGGCTCCACACCTTCGTGGCGACCTCCGACATCCACCTGAAGTACAAGCTCCGGAAGTCGCGGGCCGAGGTGCTGAAGGCGTCCGTCGAGGCGGTGAAGCACGCCCGCGGCTACTGCGAGGACGTCGAGTTCTCGCCCGAGGACGCGTCGCGCTCGGACTTCGACTACATGTGCGACGTGCTCTCGGCGGTGATCGAGGCGGGCGCGACGACGATCAACATCCCCGATACGGTCGGCTACGCGATCCCGAAGGAGTGGGGGGAGCGGATCACGCGGATCCGGGAGCGCGTGCAGGGGATCGACAAGGTCGTCCTCTCCGTCCACTGCCACAACGACCTCGGCCAGGCCGTCGCCAACTCGCTGACGGCGGTGATGAGCGGCGCGCGGCAGATCGAGTGCACCATCAACGGGATCGGCGAGCGCGCGGGGAACGCGTCCCTCGAGGAGATCGTGATGGCGCTCCGGACGCGGAAGGACTTCTTCGGCGTCGAGTCGCGGGTCAAGACCGAGGAGATCTTCAAGACGTCGCGGCTCCTCTCGCACATCACGGGCATCCACGTCCAGCCGAACAAGGCTGTCGTCGGTGAGAACGCGTTCGCCCACGAGGCGGGGATCCACCAGGACGGCGTGATCAAGGAGAAGCTCACGTACGAGATCATGCGGCCCGAGGACATCGGGCGGCCGTCGAACAAGCTCGTCCTCGGCAAGCACTCGGGCCGCCACGCGCTGTCGGCCCGGCTCAAGGACCTCGGCTTCGACCTCTCGGGGCCCGACCTCGACCGCGCGTTCAAGACGTTCAAGGCCCTCGCCGACCGGAAGAAGGAGATCTACGACGAGGACCTGGTGGCGATCGTCACCGACGAGGTGACGCAGCAGGTCCGCGGCTACGAGCTCGACTACCTGCACGTGATCAGCGGCACCGGCGTCGTGCCGTCGGCGACGCTCAGGCTCAAGAAGGACGGGCAGGTCTTCCAGGACTCGGGGGTCGGCGACGGCCCGGTCGACGCGGTGCTCGTGGCGATCGACGCGATCACCGGGCTGAAGGGCCGGCTCCTGGACTACTCGCTGCGCGCGGCGACCTCGGGCAAGGACGCGATCGGCGAGGTGGCGATGAAGGTGGACTTCGACGGGACGGTCGTGTCGGGCAAGGGCGCCTCGACCGACGTGATCGAGGCGAGCGCGCGCGCCTATCTCTCCGCGGTGAACCGCGTCGCGCAGCCCGCCGTCCAGCGGATCAAGGAAATCGGGCCGTAG